TAAAGATAAGAAGAAAAATCATACAAAATAAATTAAGATATTGACATTCAATTGTTTATAACTATGAAAACAAACATGTTTTAAAATATTGTAAATTCGTCTCCCCGACTTTTCGGAGGGGGCTCAAAGTTCAAAGTTCAAAGTTAGAGTTTATAGTTATTAAGTTTATCGACCCTCACTTTGCCCTTTGCCCTTTGAACTTTGAACTCCATTCTATGTACCCGGCAATGGCCAGAATCAGGAAGATTGTGAACTGAAGGCTGGTCAAAACCAGTCCTTTGCTGGCGAACAAAGGTATTGAGATCAGGTCACCCACGATCCATGCCAGCCAGTTTTCGATTTTTTTCAATGCCATCAGCCACATCCCAATGATAAAAATGGCCGTAGTCATGGCATCCCAGACGGGAACGTTACTATCAGTGTAATTCTTCAAAATAAAAACCAAAATGACAAAAAAGACGATAAATCCAACTACCGAAATGATCCATTCCTGCCGTGTAGCCCATGTGATAGGCCTTGCAGGCTTATCCCCGGATTTCCGGCTCCATTTTACCCATCCGTAAATGCTCATGACGAAATAGAAAGCATTGATGCTCATATCGGCATAAAGCTTTACGGAAAGACACAGGTACACGTAAATCAATACACTGATAATCCCTGTCGGATAAACAAGGATGTTTTCTTTTTTGGCAAACCAAACACTCAGCAAGCCGGTAATGACGGCTATTGCTTCGGGCCAGGTGGAAGCCAGGACATTCTCATAAAGCGTCCGGAAAATGGAAAGCAGTATCATTTTGCTTCCTTCGTGTTGAGGTCAGCATTAATGATCTTCATGACAAAAACGGAATGAGGATGGTTGAACGATTGCCGTATTTCTTTTGTCAGGGCATTCATAAGGATATCATAATCGCCGAATACTTGTGTGCTCATCCCATTTGTTCTGACCGTAAGTCCTTCATAGGTATTAATCCTGTCGATGAACTCGCGGATCGGGGGGATATACTCTTCGCTCAGCGGGTAATAACTAATCTCTGCAGATGTTTTCATAATAAAATATTATTTGATAAAATTATACCAGGGTTGAGAGTAAAAATAGCATTTTATTCCCAATATTATCAAAGGTTTTTGGGGACACAATGAATTTAGCCCGAATAATGAATATTCCTTGATATCCTGCAAAAGCATTACATTTACATCACAAAATGCGTCTGAAAGAATAGTCTTATGAATCTTAAATTAGGCATTATCGGAGCCGGTTCCTTTTCAATGTTTTCCGTTGAGGCTTTCCTGCAGAATGATCATATTTCAGTGGCCGGTGTTTTTGATGTTGATAGGGAGAGGGCTGCTGCCTTTGCCTCAAAATACGATACCAGGATTTTTAGTTCGTTGGATGAAATGTTGGGTGATGTTGATATCAATCTCATTTATATTTCGACCCCTCCCAATCTTCATTACGAACAAAGTAAATCGGCTCTTTTAGCTGGGAAGCATGTTATCTGTGAAAAACCTGCAGCCTTAGAGCCTTCTCACGCAGTAGAACTATACGAAATTGCTGAAAAGAAAGGGCTGCTCTATGTGGTGAACCTGATGCAGCGATATAATCCCCTGTACCAGAAAGTTTCAAAACTGATCGAATCAAAGTTATTGGGTGAATTCCTGCATGGTTACTTTGAAAATTATGCCTCTGATGAAGCGCTGAAACCCGGCCACTGGATGTGGGATCCTGAGATCAGCGGGGGAATATTTATCGAACATGCCGTGCATTTCTTTGACATGTTTGAAGGTTGGCTCGGTAAGGGCACCATCATTACCTCGCAGAAAGTAAAAAGACCTGGCATTGACCGTGCTATTTATTCCCGGGTTCAATCGGTCGTATTGTACGCCGGAGGGCTAGTAAATTTGTACCATGGATTTGATCAGCCGAAAAGGATGGACAGGCAGGAACTGCGCTTGCTGTTTGAAAGAGGAGAGGTGACATTGCATGAATGGGTACCTGTACGGATGAATGTTAAAGGTTTGATAACCAATAAAGAAGAGTTGTTGTGGAAGGAGCTATTCCCGGGAGCATTAATCGAGGAAATTGAAAAATATGATGGGAAAGACAGGATCTTTCACGGGAACTTCAAGGAATATGATGTGGATAAAATGATTCACCTGGAATACGGGAAGGATGCGAAGAAAGAAGATATTTATAAGGTCATCCTTCGGGAAATGATAGCCGACCAGGTAAAATGGATCCACAACAGAGGTCATAAGAGGGTCATTACCGGATTAAATGGTGTAAATTCTTTGAAGATGGCCTGGGAATCAGAGAAAAAAGCTCAGATAACCGGTTAAGAAACTCATGAAGAAACTCAATAAGGGATATCTGCCATACCTGATGGTTTCTCCATACCTGCTTCATTTGCTGGTATTTGCGGCATTTCCGGTCGTCTTCTCCATTATACTTACTTTTTTCAACTGGAATATCATCAGTCCGATGGAATGGAACGGACTGGGCAACTGGAAACATGTCATAAGCGACAGGTTATTCTGGAAATCCATTTTAAACACATTAAAGTTTCTTGCTGTTCACATTCCCCTCCAGATCATCATTGCGCTCGCACTTGCAGAAGTGCTGAACCAGAAGATCAGGTTCAGGGGTTTCTTCAGAGCTGCTTTTTTTATGCCGGTGGTTATTTCCGGGGTCGTGGTGACGATCATGTGGCAACAATTGCTGGGTTACGAGAATGGGATCATAAATCGCCTGTTGGTTTCTGTCGGATTAGGCAAGGTGGGCTGGCTGACCGATCCGGATGTAGCCATGATCTCCATAGCTTTGATGGCAACCTGGAAAAATGTCGGCCTTTACGTGATCCTCTTCCTTGTGGGACTCCAGACCGTACCGAAACAATATTACGAGGCGGCAGACCTTGAAGGAGCATCTCACTGGCAAAAGTTTACCAGGATCACCATTCCCATGATCAACCCTACCATTTTCATGGTGATGGTTCTATCCACCCTGGGTGGATTTTCCCTGTTTATCGAACCTTACATCATGACCGGCGGAGGCCCGATGAACTCTACCTTGTCAGCGGTCCTATATATTTACAAGGAAGCTTTTGAATATTACCATATGGGATATTCTGCGACGCTCGGACTTTTCTTTGCGCTGATGATCGTGCTTGTCGTTATTATCCAGAAACGGTTTATTGAAAAAGAAAGGCATGATTAAGGAATGAAAATGGTTAGGAAAATATTGTTCTACCTGGTGTTGACTACGGCTGCTCTCAGTTTCGTCTATCCTTTCTACTGGATGCTCATGGCCTCTTTCACTCCTGAGAAATATATCGGCAGTTTCATCCTTTTTCCTCATGAACTGACTTTTGAGAATTTCAGGTCGATGTTTTCGAAAATCCCGATTGAAAGGGCTTTACTGAACAGTATCATCGTTTCTGCCATCAATACCGGGATGGCCCTGGTCTTTTCATCGATGGCCGGATATGCTTTATCGCGCATGCGTTTCCGTGGCCGTAGCCTGATCTTTATCATCCTCATCTTTACCATGTCGTTGCCATTCCTGATCACGCTGATCCCCAATTATATACTGATGGTGAAATTCGGATGGATCGACACATACCTGAGCCTGACCATTCCTTTCCTGGTCAATGCACTGGCCATCATCATGTTCCGGCAGGCTTTCCAAAGCATTCCGCAGGCACTAATTGATGCCGCCCGTATCGATGGTTGCGGTGAGATGAGAATAGTATTTACCATTCTCTGGCCGAACATCAAACCTACGATCATAACGGTAGCCATACTTGTTTTTATGTCATCCTGGAACGAAGTCCTGTGGCCATTGATCGTTATAAGAGAAGAAAACCTGATGACACTGCCGCAGATGGTGACCCTTTTTGCCGTGGGCGGAAGAGCAGAGGCACAACTCGGTGTCAAACTGGCTTCAGCTGTATTTCTGGCAGCCCCGATCATCATTACTTATGCTTTCTTCCAGAAATATTTCATCCAGAGTATGGCTTCCAGCGGACTTAAAGATTAAAATAAATTCAATGATAAATAAAAGCCAAATCATATTAAAAGCAGACCAAAGCCGGGTGATCCTTCTACCACTTGTCCTGCCCGGTTTCAATAGGGTTGAGAGGATTTTCAAAAGGATAGAAGGCCTTACAGATACTGAAGTAAAGGAAATGCTCTCATCGGTCAATAAAAAATTCAGGCACCGGCATAAAAATTTCGATTCATCACTGAAACGACACTTTAATATTTTCGCCGTACAGGTAACTCTTGGCAATCGGTTTGATGAATCCAGGCAACTCCTGGCAGGTGCCCTGCTCAGTAAGGAATACTCGATTCAGTCGGCTGCCTTGTTCAATCCTTCCATAGTTTCTCATCCCGACCAGTCCGGCCTCGAAAAAGGAGAGACCAGGTTTGTGATGAGCCTTAGGGCCACAGGCGAAGGACATGTTTCCAGCATTGTATTCAGGACCGGAATTCTTTCCCCTGATGGTTCGATAAATCTTTCTCCGTTAACTCCTTATAATGTGCTTGGTAAATTTATACCGGTCGGAAATAACGGTACTGATTATGACCTTGTGTTCGATCAGGATTCCCTTATCGAAGAACGGGTCATCTTTCCCGGTACCACCATAGAGAGTATGGGAATGGAAGATGTCCGGCTTGTAAAGTTCAACGATGAGAAAGGGACAAGATTCTATGGAACTTATACGGCTTATGACGGAAGAAATATTCAGTCCAGGCTGTTGGAAACTGAAGACTTCTGCTCGTTCAGGATCCGTTCTCTCACCGGTGTCTCTGCGAGTGATAAGGGCATGGGCCTTTTCCCGGAAAAGATCAATGGTAAATATGCGATCATTTCCAGGCAGGGTGGTGATAGTATTTCCATCATGTTCTCTGATGATCTTTACAGATGGGACAACCATGAACTGTTGATGGAACCGAAGTATCCTTTTGAGTTAGTGCAGATTGGAAACTGTGGTTCACCTATTAAAACGGAAAAGGGATGGCTTTTGCTTACCCATGGCGTGGGCCCCGTTCGCGAATATTTTATCAGTGCAGTTTTGCTTGACCTGGAAGATCCTACCCGGATCATTTCAAGGCTTGATCGCCCCATCATTGCTGCTACAAGGCATGAGCGTGAAGGGTATGTTCCCAACGTAGTCTATTCAAGCGGAGGGATGATCAGTGCTGATAAGCTTTTCATACCTTATGCTATGTCCGATTCTCGCTACAGATTTGCCTGGATTGAAACGGATCTTTTATTGGATGAACTTTTAAAATGATGTCAAGGCATTTAAAAATATTCATTGCCTTAATGTTTTTCCTTGCGGGATGCATCGAAAATGCCGCGGGACCTGGTATCGTTTGCGGAAAACTGAATATGGATCATCTTGATCATCTGTTTTCTGAAGTAAATCTGGAAAACGGCACCAGGGCTGGAATTCTCCACATCTACAGCGAATATCCTGATTACAGATATAATATCGAACCAAAAGAAGGTTTTGCCTGTGTGGACGACGTAGCGCGCGCAGCAGTGCTTCTCGCCAATTGCCCGGATGATAGCTGTAGCAAATCCCGTAGGGTTATTCTGGATAAGATGATGGATTTCCTTCTTTATATGCAATCGGATAACGGATACTTCTATAATTTCATATGGGACGATGGGAGTATTAATAAAACTTACATGACTTCCCTTGCACAGCCCGACTGGTGGTCCTGGAGAAGTTTCTGGGCCATGGAAGAATTCGCCGGCAAGAGTGCAAGAAATGCCGAAAAGATAAAAGAAGCGAGTAATCTACTTGCAGAGAGAATATTTAAAGACCTTGCAACAGCCGACAGATCGATCAGCGAAGTAGAAGGTGTCCGCATGCCGTCATGGCTTCCAGGTAAGACGGCTTCTGACCAGGCGGGAGTCCTGATCCTTGCTCTTGAAAAATACTACCGAAGGACTAATGATAGCCGTGTGTCCGGATTGATAGCACAACTGGCTGAAGGGATCCTTGTCATGCAGGCAGGCGACAGCCTGAGTTTTCCTTACGGGGCATTTCTTAGCTGGAATAATACCTGGCATGCATACGGCAACATACAGTCTTATGCCCTGCTTCGGGCAGGGATTTTGTTAAACGATACTACTATCATTGATAAGGCATTGATCGAAGTGGACTATTTTTATCCCTGGCTCATAAAAAACGGGTTTCTGAATTATTTCACTATTAAGGGAATGGATGGGAAGTATGAGATCACGGAACAGGAAAAATTTCCTCAGATAGCTTATGGTATCCGTCCAATGGTTTATGCCTGTGTAGAAGCATACCGGATTACCGGAAAAGTAAAGTACCTTGGCATAGCTAAGGAAGCAGCAGCGTGGTTTGCGGGGAAAAACCCTGCCGGCAAGGTGATGTGGGATCCTGCAACCGGAAGGGGTTTCGATGGGATCACCAGTAATGAGAAGATAAATATGAATTCAGGAGCCGAGTCAACCATTGAGGCATTATTATCATTGCAGGCCCTTGAAAAGATGGGAATTGATATTGAAGAGTTATATGGCAACTGAGGAAATGGAACATATAGACGACTGGATCATATTTTCACCCGACGATGTCGACCTGGACAAATCTCCATTGCGGATCAGCCTGGGCAAAGAAACCTATGTCCTGGGTGCTTTTAATCCGGGCATGGCCAGGTTACCAAACGGCAACCTCCTCCTCATGGTCCGTGTTTCCGAAGCATTGTCTGAACCCATAAAGGATGGACATATCCAAACTATTCGGTGGGAGGACGATAGGTATGTCATAGATCGTTATGCACTTGATGAAGTTGAGACCGATGATCCCAGGAAGTTCATGCTGAAGCGGTTCAAACCAAATATTGTATATGCCCTGACTTCATTGTCGTGGCTGCTTCCGGTTGAGCTTTCGCCAGATGGAAGAAGCATCTTGGAAATACATTATGACAAAGCAGTTGCTCCTGATTGTTCCAGCCAGGAATATGGGATAGAGGACGCACGGATCTCGCAGATAGGCGATAAATATTACATGACAACATGTACCGTAAGTTCTGAGCGCCATGCAACCACTTTATTTGAGAGTAATGATGGCCTCAACTACCGGTTCAGGGGGATCATCCTTGATCACCAGAATAAGGATATGCTCATTTTCAATGAAAAAGTGGGAAATGAGTACTATGCATTGACACGTCCGCTGGGCTCTTTATATTTTGTCACCGGCAAATCTTCCGAATGGATACCAGGGCCCTCGATTAACCTGGCTACTTCACCTGATCTGATGCATTGGAAACCTTTTGACAAATCATTTATTCGTCCGCGAACAGGATCCGGTTTCGGTAACCGTATCGGTGGAGGCACGCCCCCGATTCTTACTGAAAAGGGATGGCTCATGCTTTACCACGGGGTGGAAAACAAGGGCAAAGTTGGTATATATCGCACATATTGGGCAATGCTTGATAAGTCTGAACCATGGCGAATCCTTGAGTATGATGACACCATGCCCGTTCTTGAAGCAATGGATAGCCTGACGGAAAGTATGAAGGATAAGATCTACCTGAAAGATGTAGTGTTCACCACGGGTATAACAGATCTTAATGACCACTTTATCGTCGCATCCGGGGAGCTTGACCTGGCTTGCAGGATCTCCCGGATTCCAAAAAAGATATTTGGCTTATAAAAGAAATTTCTATGGCAGGAGTTAATATTCAGAATGTTAGTAAAAGTTACGACGGCAAAACAAAAGTCGTCAAAGATGTGAGTTTTGCAGTTTATGATAAAGAATTCGTTGTGCTTGTCGGGCCATCCGGATGCGGCAAATCAACCGTCCTAAGGATGATTGCAGGGCTGGAAAGCATTACAGGCGGCGATATCCTTATCGACGACCTGCGTGTTAATGACCTCTTACCCAAGGACAGGGACATTGCCATGGTTTTCCAGAATTATGCACTTTATCCTCATATGACTGTTTACCAGAATATGGCCTTTGGTTTGAAGATCAAGAAAATGAACAAAAAGGAGATCGATAAGAGGGTTCGTGAGGCTGCATCGATTTTAGAAATAACTCATCTGCTTGAACGCAAGCCCGGTGAAATGTCGGGCGGGCAGCGCCAGAGAGTAGCCATTGGAAGAGCAATTGTCAGGAAACCGAAGGTCTTCCTTTTTGATGAGCCACTCAGCAATCTTGACGCAAAACTTCGTGTCCAGATGCGTATTGAACTGCAAAACCTTCACCGGAGGCTTAACTCCACCATGATATATGTGACCCATGATCAAACGGAAGCCATGACACTGGGTGAAAGGATCATCGTTCTAAAAGATGGAATTATCATGCAGATTGGCACTCCCATGGAACTTTATGACCTTCCTCAGAATCTTTTCGTGGCAGGGTTTATCGGTTCACCTCCAATGAACCTCATTTACGGCAGGATTGAAAGCGGGAACATGTTTGTCGGTAAGAACAGGAAAGTATTGATGCAATTACCTGAAAGTGTGGTGTCGATGTTAAAAGGATGTAAAGACCGAAATTTTTATATGGGAATTCGTCCGGAAAACATAACTGAGATCGATCCTGAGGATATAGCGAATTGCTGTGCAGTGCATGTTTCAGTCGTAGGTGTTGAACACCTGGGAAGTGAAATACTTCTATACGCCAATACAGAAGATACCCCGCTGATTGCACGTCTTTCACCTGCCAGCCGGCTGAATCCGGGGAGTTACGCAACTCTCCATTTCAATCTGCGAAATGCGGTGTTTTTTGATGCTGAAACGGAGGAAGTTATTAAGTGATCTTACTTTATTCCATCTAGCAGGACATTGACAGCGCCGGCAGCATCTTTCACGGCTTCTTCCGGTGTTTTTCTTCCATAGATCACACAAGCTTCATATTCCTGTGAGATGATGTCAAAAACCTCCACTATCTGAGGGTGGTTATCAACACCCTTAATATAGTCAGCTTGCACAGCAAAT
The DNA window shown above is from Bacteroidales bacterium and carries:
- a CDS encoding glycoside hydrolase family 130 protein, translating into MINKSQIILKADQSRVILLPLVLPGFNRVERIFKRIEGLTDTEVKEMLSSVNKKFRHRHKNFDSSLKRHFNIFAVQVTLGNRFDESRQLLAGALLSKEYSIQSAALFNPSIVSHPDQSGLEKGETRFVMSLRATGEGHVSSIVFRTGILSPDGSINLSPLTPYNVLGKFIPVGNNGTDYDLVFDQDSLIEERVIFPGTTIESMGMEDVRLVKFNDEKGTRFYGTYTAYDGRNIQSRLLETEDFCSFRIRSLTGVSASDKGMGLFPEKINGKYAIISRQGGDSISIMFSDDLYRWDNHELLMEPKYPFELVQIGNCGSPIKTEKGWLLLTHGVGPVREYFISAVLLDLEDPTRIISRLDRPIIAATRHEREGYVPNVVYSSGGMISADKLFIPYAMSDSRYRFAWIETDLLLDELLK
- a CDS encoding carbohydrate ABC transporter permease, producing the protein MVRKILFYLVLTTAALSFVYPFYWMLMASFTPEKYIGSFILFPHELTFENFRSMFSKIPIERALLNSIIVSAINTGMALVFSSMAGYALSRMRFRGRSLIFIILIFTMSLPFLITLIPNYILMVKFGWIDTYLSLTIPFLVNALAIIMFRQAFQSIPQALIDAARIDGCGEMRIVFTILWPNIKPTIITVAILVFMSSWNEVLWPLIVIREENLMTLPQMVTLFAVGGRAEAQLGVKLASAVFLAAPIIITYAFFQKYFIQSMASSGLKD
- a CDS encoding sugar ABC transporter permease; the encoded protein is MKKLNKGYLPYLMVSPYLLHLLVFAAFPVVFSIILTFFNWNIISPMEWNGLGNWKHVISDRLFWKSILNTLKFLAVHIPLQIIIALALAEVLNQKIRFRGFFRAAFFMPVVISGVVVTIMWQQLLGYENGIINRLLVSVGLGKVGWLTDPDVAMISIALMATWKNVGLYVILFLVGLQTVPKQYYEAADLEGASHWQKFTRITIPMINPTIFMVMVLSTLGGFSLFIEPYIMTGGGPMNSTLSAVLYIYKEAFEYYHMGYSATLGLFFALMIVLVVIIQKRFIEKERHD
- the pnuC gene encoding nicotinamide riboside transporter PnuC; translated protein: MILLSIFRTLYENVLASTWPEAIAVITGLLSVWFAKKENILVYPTGIISVLIYVYLCLSVKLYADMSINAFYFVMSIYGWVKWSRKSGDKPARPITWATRQEWIISVVGFIVFFVILVFILKNYTDSNVPVWDAMTTAIFIIGMWLMALKKIENWLAWIVGDLISIPLFASKGLVLTSLQFTIFLILAIAGYIEWSSKFKGQRAK
- the ugpC gene encoding sn-glycerol-3-phosphate ABC transporter ATP-binding protein UgpC, with amino-acid sequence MAGVNIQNVSKSYDGKTKVVKDVSFAVYDKEFVVLVGPSGCGKSTVLRMIAGLESITGGDILIDDLRVNDLLPKDRDIAMVFQNYALYPHMTVYQNMAFGLKIKKMNKKEIDKRVREAASILEITHLLERKPGEMSGGQRQRVAIGRAIVRKPKVFLFDEPLSNLDAKLRVQMRIELQNLHRRLNSTMIYVTHDQTEAMTLGERIIVLKDGIIMQIGTPMELYDLPQNLFVAGFIGSPPMNLIYGRIESGNMFVGKNRKVLMQLPESVVSMLKGCKDRNFYMGIRPENITEIDPEDIANCCAVHVSVVGVEHLGSEILLYANTEDTPLIARLSPASRLNPGSYATLHFNLRNAVFFDAETEEVIK
- a CDS encoding Gfo/Idh/MocA family oxidoreductase; amino-acid sequence: MNLKLGIIGAGSFSMFSVEAFLQNDHISVAGVFDVDRERAAAFASKYDTRIFSSLDEMLGDVDINLIYISTPPNLHYEQSKSALLAGKHVICEKPAALEPSHAVELYEIAEKKGLLYVVNLMQRYNPLYQKVSKLIESKLLGEFLHGYFENYASDEALKPGHWMWDPEISGGIFIEHAVHFFDMFEGWLGKGTIITSQKVKRPGIDRAIYSRVQSVVLYAGGLVNLYHGFDQPKRMDRQELRLLFERGEVTLHEWVPVRMNVKGLITNKEELLWKELFPGALIEEIEKYDGKDRIFHGNFKEYDVDKMIHLEYGKDAKKEDIYKVILREMIADQVKWIHNRGHKRVITGLNGVNSLKMAWESEKKAQITG